The genomic interval TTTGAGCATTATTGAAATAAGCTATTTCCACTTTAGGATTGGACTGTAACTGATCATATAAGGATTTATTGGTACCGGTATGATAATAAAAACCGGTTTCATCTGCGAACCACATCATCATTCCGCGCACATGAGGTTGATCGTCCTCACTTGTGGCCAGCCAGCAGGCCTTGTTATTGTTGGCGAACTCCAAAACTTCTTTTATATCCATGAAACACCTCCGGATTAATTGCAATTAATATAGCCTGTCCTCCTGATTTCGACCAGTATATTTTTAATACCTTTTAATATCAAACTTACTGTAATTTGATTGAAATAATTATTTTCTTATATCGATAAATTCAGAGATTACAAAAGGATTAAATATGCTTAATAAAATAACCAGTCAAAAATTAACCAACGACTCAATAGTTTCTGCAGGTATAAATTCTCAAACTCCGGATATAATCATCGGGAATAAAGCCCTTTTTATAGAAAAATTCAACAAGATAAAAGAATTTATGTTTTTCCAGGTTGATAATTACAGCGGGGAATATCTGCCGCCAATGCGAGAAAATCTTGATAAACTTTCTGATTACCTGGTTAAAAATCTTCCGGAACAAGTGAGAATCAAAGATGTAGTTAAAATCCTTCTAAGTTATTACCCGAACGAGAAAAAATGTTATGAGCTGATTAAAATGTTAGGATTCAAGGATATCCGCCCTAATGACTCCAATTCAGTGTACTGGGGAGGC from Candidatus Margulisiibacteriota bacterium carries:
- a CDS encoding pyridoxamine 5'-phosphate oxidase family protein; its protein translation is MDIKEVLEFANNNKACWLATSEDDQPHVRGMMMWFADETGFYYHTGTNKSLYDQLQSNPKVEIAYFNNAQNQQDSRMMRLTGRVEMVQDQVLEEKLFQDRPWLHAVKQANPDTQVVIFRVFSGEIQFWNMMV